The following coding sequences lie in one Hydrogenophaga sp. PBL-H3 genomic window:
- a CDS encoding putative colanic acid biosynthesis acetyltransferase, translated as MIIENNDPFTQPSFSLGNRLARLAWGGVWLLLFRTSPRPLHAWRCFLLRSFGAVLGQDVHIYPAVRIWAPWQLTLGNRVGVADGVTLYNMAPLTVGDGCVISQGAHLCGGSHDVDSPNFQLVARPITLGDNVWICADAFVGLGVRIAPGCVVGARSVVMKDINEPWTVWAGHPAQRKRERRQGSQP; from the coding sequence GTGATCATCGAGAACAACGATCCGTTCACGCAGCCCTCGTTTTCACTGGGCAACCGGCTGGCTCGCCTGGCCTGGGGCGGCGTGTGGCTGCTGTTGTTTCGCACCAGTCCCCGCCCGCTGCACGCATGGCGGTGCTTCTTGCTGCGCTCGTTCGGTGCGGTCCTCGGGCAGGACGTGCACATCTACCCTGCCGTTCGCATCTGGGCGCCCTGGCAACTCACGCTGGGCAACCGCGTGGGTGTGGCCGATGGGGTGACGCTCTACAACATGGCGCCGCTGACCGTGGGAGACGGCTGCGTGATCTCGCAAGGCGCCCACCTGTGCGGTGGCTCGCACGATGTCGACTCACCCAACTTCCAGCTGGTGGCCCGCCCGATCACGCTGGGCGACAACGTGTGGATCTGCGCCGACGCTTTCGTGGGCCTGGGCGTGCGGATCGCACCGGGCTGCGTGGTCGGTGCCCGCTCCGTGGTGATGAAGGACATCAACGAACCGTGGACGGTGTGGGCGGGCCACCCGGCCCAGCGCAAGCGAGAGCGTCGACAAGGGAGCCAGCCATGA